A window of the Polaribacter batillariae genome harbors these coding sequences:
- a CDS encoding M20/M25/M40 family metallo-hydrolase codes for MKQILFFAFIFLLLFACNQKQEKVIDSNQLSVEEKKDSINIKKLFDSALMDGKSYEWLRDLTSNIGGRLSGSPEAAKAVVWGEKLMKEVGLDSVWLQPVMVPHWVRGEKEIATYTTNGIQKNVPICALGFSVATQKSGVLAEVIEVKSLEEAEALGNKMKGKIVFFNRPFDNTLINTFKAYGGCVDQRVQGAAICGKFGAKGVIVRSMTNAIDDYPHTGTMSYGNLPKEKHIPTAAISTRAANILSDDLKENPKLKFYFKQNCETLPDTPSFNVVGEIKGAETPENIFVVGGHLDSWDLGDGAHDDGTGIVQSLEVAYLFKQNNIKPKNTIRVVFFMNEENGTRGAKKYAELAKQNKENHIGGLESDAGGHTPRGFSIDANSAHTKLLKSWKKLLAPYGLHDIEKGGSGADISPLKGENVTLVGYRPDSQRYFDYHHTSTDTFDKVNKRELELGSASMASIVYLMDKYLYNNTPVKQ; via the coding sequence ATGAAACAAATATTATTCTTTGCTTTTATCTTTTTATTGCTGTTTGCATGCAATCAAAAACAAGAAAAAGTAATAGATTCTAACCAATTATCCGTCGAAGAAAAAAAAGACTCTATAAACATTAAAAAACTATTCGATAGTGCTTTAATGGATGGGAAATCTTACGAATGGTTGCGCGATTTAACCTCTAATATTGGCGGTCGATTATCTGGTTCTCCTGAAGCAGCAAAAGCAGTTGTTTGGGGAGAAAAATTAATGAAAGAAGTAGGTTTAGACTCTGTTTGGTTGCAACCTGTTATGGTACCACATTGGGTTCGTGGTGAAAAAGAAATTGCAACATATACCACAAACGGAATTCAAAAAAACGTGCCCATTTGCGCTTTAGGTTTTTCTGTAGCAACCCAAAAATCGGGAGTTTTAGCAGAAGTTATCGAAGTAAAAAGTTTAGAAGAGGCTGAAGCTTTGGGTAATAAAATGAAAGGTAAAATTGTGTTTTTTAATCGTCCTTTCGACAATACACTCATCAATACTTTTAAAGCATATGGTGGTTGTGTAGATCAAAGAGTACAAGGCGCAGCTATTTGTGGTAAATTTGGCGCAAAAGGCGTTATAGTTCGTTCTATGACAAATGCTATAGACGATTATCCGCACACAGGAACCATGAGTTATGGCAATCTACCCAAAGAAAAGCACATACCAACTGCAGCCATTAGCACTAGAGCTGCAAATATTTTAAGTGACGATTTAAAGGAAAACCCCAAATTGAAATTTTACTTTAAACAAAATTGCGAAACCTTGCCAGATACACCTTCTTTTAATGTAGTTGGCGAAATTAAAGGAGCAGAAACGCCAGAAAACATTTTTGTAGTTGGTGGGCATTTAGATTCTTGGGATTTAGGAGATGGCGCCCATGATGATGGTACAGGAATTGTACAATCTTTAGAAGTTGCTTATTTATTCAAACAAAACAATATAAAACCTAAAAATACGATAAGGGTTGTATTTTTTATGAATGAAGAAAATGGTACAAGAGGTGCCAAAAAATATGCAGAATTGGCAAAACAAAATAAAGAAAATCATATAGGTGGTTTAGAATCGGATGCTGGAGGGCACACACCAAGAGGTTTTTCTATAGACGCCAATAGTGCCCATACGAAATTACTAAAAAGTTGGAAAAAACTACTAGCTCCTTATGGTTTACACGATATCGAAAAAGGTGGCTCTGGTGCAGATATTAGTCCTTTAAAAGGAGAAAATGTAACCTTAGTAGGCTATAGACCAGATTCTCAAAGATATTTCGATTACCATCATACAAGCACAGATACTTTCGACAAAGTAAATAAGCGAGAGTTAGAACTGGGCAGTGCTTCTATGGCAAGTATTGTTTATTTAATGGATAAATATTTATACAACAACACACCTGTAAAACAATAA
- a CDS encoding DoxX family protein, with protein sequence MAILILILKIVFGAFFCFAGIMHILKPRIFKNFIPNFFPKKLVNYVVGTIEFLLGFGLFFSETTKYAAFGIFILMILLLPIHLWDVTRIRPAIGSKKMAIIRVPLQFLLMYCAYLIYTNS encoded by the coding sequence TTGGCAATTTTAATTCTTATCTTAAAAATAGTTTTCGGGGCTTTTTTCTGCTTTGCAGGAATTATGCACATTCTAAAACCAAGAATTTTTAAAAATTTTATTCCTAATTTTTTTCCAAAGAAATTAGTAAATTATGTCGTTGGAACTATTGAATTTCTATTAGGTTTTGGGTTATTTTTCTCTGAAACAACGAAATATGCTGCATTCGGAATTTTTATTTTGATGATTCTTTTGCTACCAATTCATCTTTGGGATGTTACAAGAATTAGACCTGCAATTGGTTCTAAAAAAATGGCCATTATTAGAGTTCCTCTTCAATTTTTATTAATGTATTGTGCTTATTTAATTTATACAAACTCATGA
- a CDS encoding TonB-dependent receptor produces MKKGFLTLLILFGFWATKGQEQKKDTVKTEVVNVVTKFNPEIADAKKINKNPKIKLLGERKKKQLKYSIYSAPVASTFIPKTGAIKGINIGVKERIYNNYLAAGYGNYGSTYLEAFLYKNTRFNNEYGLSAKYVASQENVRSSKLNSNFSNFKGAAFYKQVDRYFDWKVSLHTELNTYNWYGLPDVIFNTAVLNTIKETQKYNYFKVATDFKFHDSYINYGKVSFSYFTDLFNSKEMLANFDAKLDFPLRFLSNNLNDISIKTGLEYLSGSFKTNYENTNNINYTTLTVKLFPEYKINYAGFSIKTGLKMYGSIDTENESNNVFLFPDVFAQKSVLKNYITAYAGVTGNLHTNTYKQFTEENQYVSPTLFITQTAETSNLFIGLQGKITNDISYNLKASSIKEEDKPLFLRNNSKSDGTNASVNGKTLNGYEYGNSFSIYYDDVKTTSFYGEIEYDFSRKLTFGTQVQFDNYTMTNAIEKWNLPSLQASFLGKYKEEKWFATTNIFYVSERKDALYNAQFPSSLKGVETVGSFIDVNVNGGYHFNDKFSAFLRANNILNTKYQRFANFDTQGFQILGGVTYKFDF; encoded by the coding sequence ATGAAAAAAGGCTTTCTAACATTACTAATTTTATTTGGTTTCTGGGCAACAAAAGGGCAGGAACAAAAAAAAGACACTGTTAAAACAGAGGTTGTAAATGTAGTTACTAAGTTTAATCCAGAAATTGCAGATGCTAAAAAAATAAATAAAAACCCTAAAATTAAATTATTAGGAGAAAGAAAAAAGAAACAATTAAAATACAGTATTTATTCTGCACCTGTAGCTTCTACATTTATTCCTAAAACAGGAGCTATAAAAGGAATTAACATTGGCGTAAAAGAAAGAATTTACAACAATTATTTAGCGGCAGGTTATGGAAACTATGGCAGTACTTACCTAGAAGCTTTTTTATACAAAAACACTCGATTTAATAACGAATATGGTTTGTCTGCCAAATACGTAGCTTCACAAGAAAACGTTAGAAGCTCTAAATTAAATAGTAATTTCTCGAATTTTAAAGGCGCTGCATTTTACAAACAAGTAGATCGTTATTTCGATTGGAAAGTAAGCTTGCATACAGAGTTAAATACATATAATTGGTATGGTTTGCCAGATGTAATTTTTAATACAGCTGTTTTAAATACAATTAAAGAAACGCAAAAATATAATTATTTTAAAGTAGCTACAGATTTTAAATTTCACGATTCTTATATAAATTATGGAAAAGTTTCTTTTTCTTACTTTACAGATTTATTTAACAGTAAAGAAATGCTGGCGAATTTCGATGCGAAACTAGACTTTCCATTAAGATTCTTAAGCAACAATTTAAACGATATTTCCATAAAAACTGGACTAGAATATTTAAGTGGAAGCTTTAAAACAAACTACGAAAACACAAATAACATCAATTACACAACGTTAACCGTAAAATTATTTCCAGAATACAAAATTAATTATGCCGGTTTTTCTATAAAAACAGGTTTAAAAATGTACGGATCTATAGATACAGAAAACGAATCGAACAACGTATTTTTATTTCCAGATGTATTTGCACAAAAGTCCGTTCTTAAAAATTATATAACAGCTTACGCAGGTGTTACAGGAAACCTACACACAAACACCTACAAGCAATTTACAGAAGAAAACCAATATGTATCACCAACACTGTTTATTACTCAAACTGCAGAAACTTCTAACCTATTTATAGGTCTTCAAGGAAAAATTACAAACGATATTAGTTACAATTTAAAAGCAAGTAGTATCAAGGAAGAAGACAAACCCTTATTTTTAAGAAACAACTCTAAATCAGATGGTACAAATGCTTCCGTAAACGGAAAAACCTTAAATGGTTACGAATACGGAAATTCTTTTTCAATTTATTACGATGATGTGAAAACAACTTCATTTTATGGAGAAATTGAGTATGATTTTTCAAGAAAACTAACTTTTGGCACACAAGTTCAGTTCGATAATTACACCATGACAAACGCCATCGAAAAATGGAATTTACCTTCTTTACAAGCTTCCTTTCTAGGAAAATACAAAGAAGAAAAATGGTTTGCGACCACGAATATTTTTTATGTTAGCGAGCGTAAAGACGCACTTTACAATGCGCAATTTCCATCGAGCCTAAAAGGTGTTGAAACCGTTGGTTCTTTTATAGACGTAAATGTAAATGGAGGCTATCATTTTAACGATAAATTTTCTGCTTTTTTAAGGGCTAACAACATTTTAAACACAAAATACCAACGTTTTGCTAATTTCGATACACAAGGTTTCCAAATTTTAGGAGGTGTTACGTATAAATTCGATTTTTAG
- a CDS encoding IS630 family transposase — MHLYFQDESRFGMFTKNGRALTVKGVKPICPFQQVFKSTYLFGAFSPITGDKFLLEYPNCNADIFELFLNELSKENPIELKVMVVDNAAFHKAKKIKIPDNIVLIFQPPYSPEVNPAEQIWAWYKRAFTNRIYKSIPQIVDFISNKSENLTKELVKSITRQEYIFSNY; from the coding sequence ATCCATCTTTATTTTCAAGATGAGAGTCGTTTTGGGATGTTTACCAAAAATGGGCGCGCTTTAACAGTGAAAGGCGTTAAGCCAATTTGCCCTTTTCAACAGGTGTTTAAATCGACCTATCTCTTTGGTGCATTTTCTCCAATTACTGGAGATAAGTTTTTACTGGAATACCCAAACTGTAATGCCGATATTTTTGAGTTGTTTTTGAATGAATTATCCAAAGAAAATCCAATCGAACTTAAAGTCATGGTAGTGGACAATGCGGCTTTTCATAAGGCTAAGAAAATTAAAATTCCTGATAATATCGTCTTAATATTTCAACCTCCATACTCTCCAGAAGTAAACCCTGCAGAACAAATATGGGCTTGGTATAAAAGAGCCTTTACAAACAGAATCTATAAATCAATACCACAAATTGTAGATTTTATCTCCAATAAGTCCGAAAATCTTACTAAAGAATTAGTCAAATCAATTACAAGACAAGAATATATTTTCTCTAATTATTGA
- the ccsA gene encoding cytochrome c biogenesis protein CcsA — translation MKKLFNFLYSTRLMAVLFIVFATAMGIATFIENDFGTQTSKALIYNTWWFELIMVFFVINFFGNIFRYRLYKKEKWAVLMFHAAFLLILIGAGITRYIGYEGIMLIEEGQTTNKFLSETIYLNAIVDDGNLQKPEINEPIMLSAWGNNSWSYSNTFKTKENHIDFSFELVDYIPWAEKKLVEDKNGVEHLFFVESSEGTRHEHWIKKGTLQNIHGILVGFEANEQNASINFTNKDGVLKMKTKADGDWFRMADQKRGKIVKDSLQEFQYLTLHNIENLQFVIPRPVEKGSIKTVRGPKDDKKQDLIILDVTANNETKRVELLGGKFNSQGSKELAVGGLNFRMLYGSKILETPFSIKLNDFQLDKYPGSESAAAYASEVTVIDTDETFDYRIYMNHILDHKGYKFFQASYDLSGQKEETHLSVNHDFLGTFVTYLGYSLLYTGLICILFAKNTRFDDLKKGLKKIRKKKLTLSIFAAVLLSTSGFSQHDDHKSSKLSTQQIDSILKANMVDAKHAESFNKLVIQDAGGRMKPAHTFASELVRKVSKTDKFKGMEPSQVLLSIIENPYLWYEVPVIYLEKGNKEIREFIGIDTDAEFASLSDFFNSKGEYLIQNKVAEAQKKKVRNKFEKDLINIDKRIGLLYSAIGGGILKIYPIPNDDNNKWVSRPEASQANFKGTDSVFVRQSLPVYIQFLQKAKQTNDYTEANKILDGIKKFQKKFGAAVYPSERKIELEISYNKIQPFQKLATYYGFVSLFLIIFVIWQIFNSKRWVNTIVKVLIAITAGLFIFHTLGLISRWYISGNAPWSNAYESIIFVAWATMLFGLFMGRKSALTITATAFLVAITLGFAHQNWLDPEIANLQPVLNSWWLLVHTSIIVASYGPLSLGMILGICALLLMVFTNEKNKKKMDLNIKEITIINEMAITVGLIMLTIGNFLGGMWANESWGRYWGWDPKETWALISIMVYAFVLHMRLIPGLRGKYTFNLWSIIAYASIMMTYFGVNFYLSGLHSYASGDRVITPTSVYYSVGFVAILGTFAFIKYKKYYKK, via the coding sequence ATGAAAAAATTATTCAATTTCCTATATTCTACACGTTTAATGGCTGTTTTATTTATCGTATTTGCGACAGCAATGGGCATTGCCACTTTTATTGAAAACGATTTTGGTACACAAACTTCTAAAGCACTTATTTACAACACTTGGTGGTTCGAATTAATTATGGTTTTTTTCGTAATTAACTTTTTTGGAAATATTTTTAGATATCGTTTGTATAAAAAAGAAAAGTGGGCTGTTTTAATGTTTCATGCTGCATTTTTACTTATTTTAATTGGTGCAGGAATAACACGTTACATTGGTTATGAAGGAATTATGTTAATTGAAGAAGGCCAAACCACCAACAAGTTTTTATCGGAAACCATCTATTTAAACGCTATTGTAGATGATGGCAATTTACAAAAACCAGAAATTAATGAACCCATAATGCTTTCTGCTTGGGGAAACAATTCTTGGTCGTATTCAAATACTTTTAAGACAAAAGAGAATCATATTGATTTTTCTTTCGAGTTGGTTGATTATATTCCGTGGGCAGAAAAAAAATTAGTAGAAGATAAAAATGGAGTAGAACATTTATTTTTTGTGGAATCTTCGGAAGGAACACGCCACGAACATTGGATTAAAAAAGGAACACTACAAAACATCCATGGAATTTTAGTTGGTTTTGAAGCCAACGAGCAAAATGCATCTATTAATTTTACCAATAAAGATGGTGTTTTAAAAATGAAAACAAAAGCAGATGGAGATTGGTTTCGAATGGCAGACCAAAAAAGAGGAAAGATTGTAAAAGATTCTTTACAAGAATTCCAATACTTAACGCTGCATAATATAGAAAATTTACAATTTGTAATTCCAAGACCTGTAGAAAAAGGAAGTATAAAAACCGTTCGCGGTCCAAAAGACGATAAAAAACAAGATTTAATTATTCTAGATGTTACAGCCAATAACGAAACAAAAAGAGTAGAACTTTTAGGCGGAAAATTTAATTCTCAAGGCTCTAAAGAACTGGCTGTTGGTGGTTTAAATTTTAGAATGCTGTATGGTTCTAAAATTTTAGAAACTCCTTTTTCTATTAAATTGAATGATTTTCAGTTAGATAAATATCCTGGTTCCGAAAGTGCTGCAGCATATGCAAGTGAAGTAACTGTTATCGATACTGATGAAACCTTCGATTACCGCATTTATATGAACCACATTTTAGACCATAAAGGTTATAAATTTTTTCAAGCGAGTTACGATTTGTCTGGACAAAAAGAAGAAACACACCTATCTGTAAATCACGATTTCTTAGGAACTTTTGTGACCTATTTAGGATATTCTCTTTTATATACAGGTTTAATTTGCATTCTTTTTGCAAAAAACACGCGTTTCGACGATTTAAAAAAAGGATTGAAAAAAATCAGAAAGAAAAAACTAACCTTATCCATTTTTGCAGCAGTTTTACTAAGCACTTCTGGTTTTTCACAACATGATGATCATAAATCAAGTAAATTATCTACCCAACAAATAGATTCGATTTTAAAAGCCAACATGGTAGATGCCAAACACGCAGAAAGCTTTAATAAATTAGTGATACAAGATGCTGGTGGTAGAATGAAACCTGCACATACCTTTGCATCGGAATTGGTTCGAAAAGTAAGTAAAACAGACAAATTTAAAGGTATGGAACCTAGTCAGGTTTTATTATCTATAATTGAAAACCCATATTTATGGTACGAAGTTCCTGTTATTTATTTAGAAAAAGGAAATAAAGAAATAAGAGAATTTATTGGTATTGATACAGATGCAGAATTTGCAAGTTTGTCCGATTTTTTCAATTCGAAAGGCGAGTATCTAATTCAAAATAAAGTAGCAGAAGCTCAAAAGAAAAAGGTTCGTAACAAGTTCGAAAAAGACCTTATAAATATCGATAAAAGAATTGGTTTGTTATACAGTGCTATTGGGGGTGGAATTTTAAAAATATATCCAATACCAAATGACGATAATAACAAATGGGTTTCTAGACCAGAAGCTTCACAAGCAAATTTTAAAGGAACAGACTCTGTTTTTGTGCGCCAATCTTTACCTGTTTACATTCAGTTTTTACAAAAAGCAAAGCAAACGAACGATTATACAGAGGCTAATAAAATTTTAGACGGAATTAAGAAGTTTCAGAAAAAATTTGGAGCAGCAGTGTATCCTTCAGAAAGAAAAATAGAATTAGAAATTAGCTATAATAAAATTCAACCTTTTCAAAAATTGGCTACCTATTATGGTTTTGTAAGTTTGTTTTTAATCATTTTTGTGATATGGCAAATATTCAATTCTAAAAGATGGGTTAACACCATTGTAAAAGTTTTAATTGCAATTACAGCTGGATTATTCATTTTTCACACCTTAGGTTTAATTTCACGTTGGTATATTAGTGGAAATGCACCTTGGAGCAATGCGTATGAGTCAATTATTTTTGTTGCTTGGGCAACTATGTTGTTTGGGCTTTTTATGGGAAGAAAATCTGCCTTAACCATTACAGCAACAGCATTTTTAGTTGCGATTACATTAGGTTTTGCTCATCAAAACTGGTTAGATCCAGAAATTGCAAACCTGCAACCTGTTTTAAATTCTTGGTGGCTTTTGGTACATACTTCTATTATTGTAGCCAGTTATGGCCCACTTTCTTTAGGAATGATTTTAGGAATTTGTGCACTTCTTTTAATGGTTTTTACCAACGAAAAAAATAAAAAGAAAATGGATTTAAACATCAAAGAAATTACCATTATTAACGAAATGGCAATTACTGTGGGTTTAATAATGCTTACCATTGGAAACTTTTTAGGTGGTATGTGGGCGAACGAAAGTTGGGGTCGTTATTGGGGTTGGGATCCCAAGGAAACTTGGGCACTAATTTCTATTATGGTATATGCATTTGTGTTACATATGCGTTTAATTCCTGGTTTACGTGGAAAATATACTTTTAATTTATGGTCTATAATTGCGTATGCTTCTATAATGATGACATATTTTGGCGTAAACTTTTATTTATCTGGGTTGCATTCTTATGCAAGTGGAGATAGAGTAATTACACCAACATCAGTTTATTATTCTGTTGGTTTTGTGGCAATTTTAGGAACCTTTGCATTTATTAAATACAAAAAATATTATAAAAAATAA
- a CDS encoding amidohydrolase gives MKNFFSILTIALFLVSCAKKEADLIVINSNTYTVNSNFENAEAFAVKNGKFIAVGTNKEIQDKFTSKNTVDAEKKAIVPGLIDAHCHFYRMGLQQQKVSLEGTKSYDEVLQKLVDFQKEKNTNFITGRGWDQNDWQLKEFPTKEKLDELFPDIPVAITRVDGHALLVNQTAIDLSGITKDTPVSGGEIIVENGKMTGVLIDAAMDFIKFPPTSKKEAIQGLLDAQKICFSYGLTTVDDAGISKNTIDLIDSLQQTNDLKMRVYAMVSGDNQKEIDYFINKGIIKTEKLNVRSFKIYGDGALGSRGAAMRTPYSDRENHFGALIYSPERYQEIAKQIAASDYQMNTHAIGDSANTWMLKTYKEVLKNAKNRRWRIEHAQIVSKEDFTHFDNILPSVQPTHATSDMYWAKDRIGPERMKGAYAFKDLLNKYEKIALGTDFPVEKVNPFLTFYAATIRKDTNNYPEKGFQMENALTREETLKGMTIWAAYANFEEEEKGSIEVGKFADFVILNQDIMKVKDSKIPKTKVVATFLNGEKVF, from the coding sequence ATGAAAAATTTTTTTTCTATTCTAACCATCGCTTTATTTCTTGTTTCTTGTGCTAAGAAAGAAGCAGATTTAATTGTTATCAATTCAAACACTTACACCGTTAACAGTAATTTCGAAAATGCGGAAGCTTTTGCTGTAAAAAACGGAAAATTTATAGCTGTTGGAACGAACAAAGAAATTCAAGACAAATTCACTTCAAAAAATACGGTTGATGCAGAAAAAAAAGCAATTGTTCCTGGTTTAATTGATGCGCATTGCCATTTTTATAGAATGGGTTTGCAACAACAAAAAGTATCTTTAGAAGGTACCAAAAGTTACGATGAAGTTTTACAGAAACTAGTTGATTTTCAAAAAGAAAAAAACACAAATTTTATTACGGGTCGTGGTTGGGATCAAAACGATTGGCAACTCAAAGAATTTCCAACAAAAGAAAAATTAGACGAGTTATTTCCAGATATTCCAGTTGCCATAACGCGTGTTGATGGACATGCATTGTTAGTCAATCAAACAGCAATTGATTTATCTGGTATTACAAAAGATACTCCAGTTTCTGGTGGAGAAATTATTGTTGAAAACGGAAAAATGACGGGTGTTTTAATTGATGCGGCTATGGATTTTATTAAATTTCCACCAACCTCTAAAAAAGAAGCCATTCAAGGTTTGTTAGATGCTCAAAAAATATGTTTTTCTTACGGTTTAACTACTGTAGATGATGCAGGAATCTCTAAAAATACAATCGATTTAATAGATAGTTTACAACAAACAAACGACTTAAAAATGCGTGTTTATGCAATGGTTTCTGGCGATAATCAAAAAGAAATAGATTACTTTATCAATAAAGGAATTATAAAAACCGAAAAACTAAATGTGCGTTCTTTTAAAATTTATGGAGATGGTGCTTTGGGTTCAAGAGGTGCTGCCATGCGAACACCTTATTCAGACAGAGAAAATCATTTTGGCGCTTTAATTTATTCTCCAGAAAGATATCAAGAAATCGCAAAACAAATTGCGGCTTCCGATTATCAAATGAACACACATGCCATTGGCGACTCTGCCAATACTTGGATGCTAAAAACCTATAAAGAAGTTTTAAAAAATGCTAAAAATAGACGTTGGCGAATTGAACATGCACAAATTGTTTCTAAAGAAGATTTTACGCACTTCGACAATATTTTACCTTCTGTACAACCCACACATGCAACATCAGACATGTATTGGGCAAAAGACAGAATTGGTCCCGAAAGAATGAAAGGAGCATATGCCTTTAAAGACCTGTTAAATAAATATGAAAAAATTGCATTAGGTACAGATTTTCCTGTAGAAAAAGTAAATCCGTTTTTAACTTTTTATGCAGCAACCATTAGAAAAGACACAAATAATTATCCTGAAAAAGGTTTTCAAATGGAAAATGCTTTAACAAGAGAAGAAACCTTAAAAGGAATGACCATTTGGGCTGCCTATGCTAATTTCGAGGAAGAAGAAAAAGGTTCTATTGAAGTGGGTAAATTTGCCGATTTTGTGATCTTAAACCAAGATATTATGAAGGTAAAAGACAGTAAAATTCCTAAAACAAAAGTTGTAGCAACTTTTTTAAATGGCGAGAAGGTATTTTAA
- a CDS encoding DUF2892 domain-containing protein: MFHKNIKLILAGLITVWAVYQFSQGNIMNGISILLLAGIFVLFYFKNEFILLAFLQLRKQNFEGTKKWLGYIKNPEAALTVKQQGYYNYLHGIMLSQTNITQAEKYLRKAVKLGLSMDHDLAMAKLQLAGIAMTKRRKREATNLMAEAKKLDKHGMLKEQMTLMKQQMKKI, from the coding sequence ATGTTTCATAAAAATATAAAATTAATTTTAGCTGGTTTAATTACTGTTTGGGCTGTATATCAATTTAGTCAAGGAAATATAATGAATGGAATTTCCATCTTATTATTAGCTGGAATTTTTGTGTTATTCTACTTTAAAAACGAATTTATTTTATTGGCTTTTTTACAGCTAAGAAAGCAAAATTTCGAAGGAACTAAAAAATGGTTAGGTTATATAAAAAATCCTGAAGCTGCTTTAACAGTAAAACAACAAGGTTATTACAATTATTTGCATGGCATTATGCTAAGTCAAACGAATATAACACAGGCCGAAAAATATTTAAGAAAAGCGGTAAAATTAGGCCTGTCAATGGATCATGATTTGGCTATGGCTAAGTTACAATTAGCTGGTATTGCAATGACGAAAAGACGTAAACGTGAAGCTACTAATTTAATGGCAGAAGCTAAAAAATTAGACAAACACGGCATGTTAAAAGAGCAAATGACCCTAATGAAACAACAAATGAAGAAGATTTAA